The window GTGATTATTTCATCATCTGTCATGGTAATTCAGATACCCAGGTACAGGCGATTGCTACTGAAGTGCGCAAAGTGGTTCATGAAGCCGGCGGTATGATCCGCGGGATTGAAGGCATGGATGCGGCCCGCTGGGTTCTGATGGATCTAGGGGATGTTGTCGTGCATGTGTTCCACCGCGACGAGCGTGAATACTACAACATCGAGCGTCTCTGGTCTGACGCCAAGGTTGTGGAGACGGTATGAGCCTGATTGCAGGTACTACGGTAACGCTGGAAGTATTGCGGGAAGTCTCTCCTTACGGCTACTTTCTGGGCGCAGGTGACCAGGATGTCATGCTGCATTATACAGAGCTGGTAGGCAGCAAGCCTAAGCAAGGCGACAAAGTGGAGGTATTTATCTTTTTTGATACCGAGGACCGTCTTGCCGCCACTATGAAGAAGCCTTTTCTCACTCTGGGTGAGATGGCCCTCCTGGAAGTGGCGGATATTCATCCGCGTCTGGGCTGTTTTCTGGAAATGGGACTCGGCCGCCAGCTGCTGCTGCCGATCCGGGAGCTGCCTGAACTGGTGGAGCTTCGCCCGCAGATCGGCGACAAGGTATTTGTACTGATGGAGCATGATAAGCAGGGGCGTCTGCGCGCCAAGCTGGCCGGAGAGCAGGAGCTTGCTCCGCTGGCTCTGCCGGCGCCGTCCTCGTGGATGGGGCAAACCGTTACAGCCAGAGTCTACAAGCCGCTGCAAATGGGTACATTTGTCCTCGTGGACGGGGGCGTGCTGGGAT of the Paenibacillus pedocola genome contains:
- the rsfS gene encoding ribosome silencing factor, with amino-acid sequence MSVQSSKLLELALKAVEDKKAMNVVALDLRNVSPISDYFIICHGNSDTQVQAIATEVRKVVHEAGGMIRGIEGMDAARWVLMDLGDVVVHVFHRDEREYYNIERLWSDAKVVETV
- a CDS encoding CvfB family protein → MSLIAGTTVTLEVLREVSPYGYFLGAGDQDVMLHYTELVGSKPKQGDKVEVFIFFDTEDRLAATMKKPFLTLGEMALLEVADIHPRLGCFLEMGLGRQLLLPIRELPELVELRPQIGDKVFVLMEHDKQGRLRAKLAGEQELAPLALPAPSSWMGQTVTARVYKPLQMGTFVLVDGGVLGFGIIGMVHSSERSRLLRLGEQFEARVSHIREDGRVNLAMTHRKEVGRDVDSAALLEFLHSRPGGAMPYSDATPPDIIKQRFGISKSAFKRAMGKLMKEGLITQKENWTYLAGAEEEKGPEQNQE